In the genome of Populus trichocarpa isolate Nisqually-1 chromosome 6, P.trichocarpa_v4.1, whole genome shotgun sequence, one region contains:
- the LOC7474736 gene encoding oxysterol-binding protein-related protein 4C: MVSEGNGDMKVVLTKPLSLDGDAHADYKAPNFAQRFLSLFRNVRPGSDLTNFQLTPQFNIPKSQLQCFGESAYSFGKNLLQQCNNAESSLERFISVVAWSISTTRPPHFGVAPYNPILGETHHVSRGSLNVLLEQVSHHPPVSALHATDDKENIEFIWCQHPVPKFYGTRVEAEVLGKRQLKLLNHGETYMMNSPKLMVRFFPPRVDWIGDVNICCQESGLEAELCYATSSLFGRGGLHSVKGKIYQSSSMKTLYEVEGHWNSTVKAKDINSGKETIIYDAKEVFSELKIAVVEDLQGIRPTESAAVWNEVSKAILSKNWTKAREEKSTVEDNQRKLAKERNSKGETWVPNNFTVSYSKEDGWDCSPIQERVPPAPIVVPI; this comes from the exons ATG GTCAGTGAAGGTAATGGTGATATGAAGGTTGTCCTGACCAAGCCTTTATCATTGGATGGAGATGCCCACGCCGATTATAAAGCTCCTAATTTTGCCCAACGCTTTTTAAGTCTGTTTAGGAATGTACGGCCAGGATCAGATCTCACCAATTTCCAG CTTACACCTCAATTCAACATTCCAAAGTCCCAGCTCCAATGTTTTGGTGAATCAGCATACAGCTTTGGCAAAAATTTGCTGCAGCAGTGCAACAATGCCGAGAGCTCACTTGAAAGATTCATCTCTGTTGTAGCATGGAGCATATCCACCACACGTCCTCCTCATTTTGGTGTTGCCCCTTACAATCCCATTCTTGGAGAGACTCACCATGTCTCCAGGGGAAGCCTCAATGTTCTACTCGAACAG GTTTCCCATCACCCACCAGTTTCTGCCCTCCATGCAACAGATGACAAGGAAAATATTGAGTTCATTTGGTGCCAACATCCTGTTCCGAAATTCTATG GTACTAGAGTTGAAGCTGAAGTGCTTGGCAAAAGGCAACTTAAGCTTCTGAACCATGGAGAGACTTATATGATGAATTCACCAAAGCTCATGGTTAGGTTTTTTCCACCTCGGGTTGATTGGATAGGCGATGTAAACATTTGCTGCCAGGAGAGTGGTCTTGAAGCTGAGTTATGCTACGCAACCAGTTCTCTCTTTGGACGTGGAGGACTCCATTCTGTTAAAGGCAAGATTTATCAGTCTTCATCCATGAAGACCCTTTATGAGGTCGAAGGGCACTGGAACAG TACTGTGAAAGCCAAGGACATTAATAGTGGTAAGGAGACAATTATATATGACGCAAAGGAAGTGTTTTCCGAGCTCAAGATTGCTGTCGTCGAGGATTTGCAG GGAATTCGGCCAACTGAATCAGCTGCAGTATGGAACGAGGTGAGCAAAGCCATACTAAGCAAAAACTGGACCAAGgcaagagaagaaaagagcaCTGTTGAGGATAACCAGAGGAAGCTTGCTAAAGAAAGGAACTCAAAAGGAGAAACTTGGGTTCCTAATAATTTCACTGTATCTTATAGCAAAGAAGATGGCTGGGACTGCTCACCTATTCAAGAGAGAGTCCCACCAGCCCCCATTGTTGTCCCCatctaa